A window of the Henckelia pumila isolate YLH828 chromosome 3, ASM3356847v2, whole genome shotgun sequence genome harbors these coding sequences:
- the LOC140891299 gene encoding homeobox-DDT domain protein RLT2-like isoform X3 — translation MEVGSGGGGGHGGGASDELEKDKPEGEPRVKRKMKTPSQLEILEKTYAVESYPSEALRAELSVKLGLSDRQLQMWFCHRRLKDRKPAAEKRPRKTASPSAVLANSGGCADEPRALNADVTKEEFSSGLSLFGNMDSFQRQQRVVHKVGTAVPRISTELPVTRRFYEPPLAVSEQRAIAFVEAQLGEPLREDGPILGMEFDPLPPGAFGAPIVPSGQQKPAGRPCDIQLNERLDTMPIKGSSRALHEYQFLPEKPYARNDAHERALPPHYYGSPSDIRNARVPLATGKSSMHNIEQVHSGYGLQGQMPSFSLLPQQARQGLQLCPASGDVDVVPRIAPLMDVNIDTHYVVHPKNGMDNQIVTPDRVIIHDEMKMERKRKTEEARIAKEVREHDKRIRKEQEKENMLRRKREEQMMKEMERKDRERRKEEERMLREKQREEERYQREQRREMERREKFLQKEYIRAEKMRLKEEIRREKEAVRIKAASNRAAARRIAKESIDLIEDERLELMELAAASKGLSSILALDGDALQNIDSLKDKLPGFPPKSVHLKKPFGVQPWTDSEENVGNLIMVWRFLITFADVLGLWPFTLDEFTQAFYDFDPRLLGEIHVALLRSIIKDIEDVARTSATALATNQSSAVNPGGGHKHIVEGAYAWGFDLHSWQRYLSPLTWPEVLRQFALSAGFGPKLKKRKVEPGYAHDTNEVDDGAEIISNLRSGLAVENAVALMQERGLSNRRRSRHCLTPGTVKFAAFHILSLVGSKGLSILEVAEKIQKSGLRDLTTSKTPEASISAALSRDTKLFERTAPSTYCVRSPYRKDPVDAESILAAAREKIRMYQNGIAEGEDAEDVEKEDAEQDQDSDSEVAEDPDADDLDTELKVKETSYSSEMSNLKNKSFSHHGKESLAVIDECDSVEPWVQGLTEGEYTDLSIEERLNALVALTGIANEGNAIRLALEERLEAANALKKQMWAEAQLDKRRVKDEQVSKLQHSSFAVNRADQIFSQCAVEDRRSPLGNSDMRNEVSSSNRTFLLVDLNDQQCEQSSCNDAPTQGPLISDTLLLQQSVYATEKSRKELKAIIGHHAEELYVYRSLPLGLDRRFNRYWQLITSPSPNDPCSGRIFVELFNGVWRLIDSEEDFDALLSSLDVRGTRECHLHSMLLKIEASFKATAMTNLSRASSVKHVSDGVNQKVLHMRPKLDCYSSTNSSESFVFASYSNSPENELPFPNEFGKNREVENGIIESHCDFEKWMMDEFLNSKLLAAQKYGRLRCQPLLDTCKYCHELFSCDDAQCPSCRRTLSTSEKTFDFLEHVTDCERKPSEGFGTVLHKLSFSLQIRLLKAQLATIEASTPPDAFKSVWSDENRKSWGMKLHLSSSAAELLETLTLLENSIERNFLSASYEATCELLGSSNHIEHSADSFSRPGAVVVLAWIPQTTSAVALRLMELDSSIYYTPQRKEACLEDNEAEHFIKFPSRMGNSIDNVLRAGYLQHDNWLDHVSGQISLKRGRGRPRGPSRTSGKSRRKTSDCRDDQCHVTIERGDRFEEITGWRGRPSGCKKGRRSVRNRQKPAKRVTQNAVEKRVSLDKVSKTPYIRKEEWDLEETPIEAVGGANLSSSEQSDFDDLNVQASADEYNDILADLPDMGSVDYEVDVEDDQHVDVGNRDNMDDEDDDDVENFEPLDYYVDGDFNRQYHDEENQSTGAEQVGNVDRSRGSSSSSDYSF, via the exons ATGGAGGTTGGTAGTGGTGGTGGCGGAGGCCACGGCGGTGGTGCGAGTGATGAGTTGGAGAAGGACAAGCCTGAGGGGGAGCCAAGAGTGAAACGTAAAATGAAGACTCCTTCCCAGTTGGAGATTCTTGAGAAAACTTATGCTG TGGAATCATACCCGTCTGAGGCATTGAGAGCAGAGCTTTCTGTCAAATTAGGTCTCTCTGATAGACAGCTGCAGATGTGGTTCTGCCATCGAAGGTTAAAAGATCGGAAACCAGCCGCAGAGAAGCGGCCGAGGAAAACGGCCTCCCCTTCTGCAGTTCTCGCAAACTCGGGTGGCTGTGCTGATGAACCAAGGGCCCTTAATGCTGATGTGACAAAGGAGGAATTTTCATCAGGATTAAGTCTGTTTGGGAATATGGATTCTTTCCAGCGACAGCAGAGAGTAGTTCATAAGGTTGGGACTGCTGTGCCTAGGATTTCGACAGAATTACCTGTCACGAGGAGGTTTTATGAGCCTCCTCTCGCAGTGTCTGAGCAGAGAGCAATTGCATTTGTGGAGGCACAGTTGGGGGAGCCGCTGAGGGAGGATGGCCCGATTTTGGGCATGGAGTTTGACCCTTTACCTCCTGGTGCATTTGGTGCACCAATTG TTCCGTCAGGACAACAGAAACCAGCCGGGCGGCCCTGTGATATCCAATTAAATGAGAGGCTGGATACTATGCCAATCAAG GGTTCTTCACGGGCTCTCCATGAATACCAGTTTCTCCCTGAAAAACCATATGCAAGAAATGATGCCCATGAAAGAGCATTGCCACCTCATTATTATGGTTCACCTTCTGATATAAGAAATGCTCGAGTTCCGTTAGCAACTGGGAAATCTAGTATGCATAACATTGAGCAAGTACACTCTGGATATGGACTTCAGGGTCAGATGCCAAGTTTTAGTCTTTTGCCACAGCAAGCAAGGCAGGGTCTCCAACTGTGTCCTGCTTCTGGAGATGTTGATGTTGTTCCCCGAATAGCACCCTTGATGGATGTCAACATTGACACTCATTACGTTGTCCATCCAAAGAATGGGATGGATAATCAAATTGTGACACCTGATAGGGTCATCATTCATGATGAAATGAAGATGGAGAGGAAACGTAAG ACGGAAGAGGCTAGAATTGCTAAGGAAGTACGAGAACATGATAAAAGAATCCGGAAAGAGCAAGAGAAAGAAAACATGTTAAGGCGAAAG AGAGAGGAGCAAATGATGAAAGAGATGGAAAGGAAGGACCGTGAAAGACGGAAGGAAGAGGAAAGAATGTTGCGTGAGAAGCAACGTGAAGAAGAGAGATACCAGAGGGAGCAAAGGCGTGAAATGGAACGAAGGGAGAAATTTTTACAAAAGGAATATATCAGA GCAGAGAAGATGAGGCTTAAAGAGGAAATACGCAGGGAGAAGGAAGCTGTGAGGATCAAAGCTGCCAGCAATAGAGCTGCTGCTCGAAGAATTGCCAAAGAATCAATAGATTTGATTGAGGATGAACGCTTGGAACTCATGGAGCTTGCTGCGGCAAGTAAGGGTTTGTCTTCGATTTTGGCTCTTGATGGTGATGCTTTACAAAACATTGACTCATTAAAAG ATAAACTCCCTGGATTCCCTCCTAAGTCCGTGCACTTGAAGAAGCCATTTGGAGTCCAGCCTTGGACTGATTCCGAAGAGAATGTTGGCAATCTTATTATG GTTTGGAGATTTTTAATTACTTTTGCTGATGTTCTTGGTCTATGGCCTTTCACTTTGGATGAGTTCACTCAAGCATTTTACGACTTT GATCCACGGCTGCTTGGAGAAATTCACGTAGCGCTGCTGAGATCCATTATAAAAGATATTGAGGATGTTGCAAGAACATCAGCCACTGCATTGGCAACAAATCAAAGTTCTGCTGTTAACCCGGGGGGAGGACACAAACATATTGTTGAAGGG GCTTATGCTTGGGGGTTTGACTTGCATAGCTGGCAGCGCTACCTATCTCCTCTAACTTGGCCTGAAGTGCTGAGGCAATTTGCTCTGTCTGCTGGTTTTGGGCCAAAATTAAAGAAGCGGAAGGTGGAACCTGGATATGCCCATGACACAAATGAG GTTGATGATGGTGCTGAAATCATATCCAATTTACGAAGCGGATTAGCTGTGGAGAATGCTGTTGCCCTCATGCAAGAAAGGGGGCTTTCAAACCGTCGAAGGTCTAGGCATTGTTTGACCCCTGGGACAGTCAAATTTGCCGCATTTCACATTCTTTCACTGGTGGGAAGTAAGGGTCTTTCAATATTGGAGGTTGCTGAAAAAATTCAG AAATCAGGTCTTCGAGATCTTACGACGAGTAAAACACCAGAAGCGTCTATTTCTGCTGCTTTGTCAAGGGATACAAAGCTCTTTGAGAGAACTGCTCCATCAACATATTGTGTACGCTCACCTTACAGGAAAGATCCTGTTGACGCAGAGTCGATACTTGCTGCAGCCAGGGAGAAAATTCGAATGTATCAAAATGGAATTGCTGAGGGAGAAGATGCAGAAGATGTTGAAAAGGAGGATGCTGAACAGGATCAAGACTCTGACAGTGAAGTTGCAGAAGATCCTGATGCTGATGACTTGGACACGGAGTTAAAAGTAAAGGAAACATCTTATTCTAGTGAAATGAGCaatcttaaaaataaaagtttCTCTCACCATGGGAAGGAAAGCCTAG CTGTAATTGATGAATGTGATTCTGTAGAACCATGGGTTCAAGGACTTACTGAAGGGGAGTATACTGATCTGAGCATTGAAGAGCGTTTGAATGCCCTTGTTGCTTTGACTGGTATAGCGAATGAAGGAAATGCCATTCGCCTTGCATTGGAG GAACGCCTGGAAGCAGCAAATGCATTAAAGAAGCAGATGTGGGCAGAGGCTCAGCTTGATAAGCGTCGTGTAAAAGACGAACAAGTTTCGAAATTGCAACATTCGTCATTTGCAGTTAACAGAGCTGATCAAATATTCTCCCAATGTGCTGTTGAGGACAGGAGAAGTCCTCTGGGTAATAGTGATATGAGAAATGAGGTGTCATCTTCAAACCGTACATTCTTGCTGGTGGACTTAAATGATCAACAGTGTGAGCAAAGTTCTTGTAATGATGCCCCAACCCAAGGCCCTCTGATTTCTGATACATTGCTGCTTCAGCAATCTGTATATGCCACTGAAAAGTCACGCAAAGAATTAAAAGCTATCATTGGTCACCATGCCGAGGAATTGTATGTATATCGGTCATTGCCTCTTGGACTGGATCGCAGGTTTAATCGGTATTGGCAGTTGATAACATCTCCATCTCCAAATGATCCCTGCTCTGGCAGAATATTTGTTGAGTTATTTAATGGTGTCTGGAGACTTATTGATTCTGAAGAG GACTTCGATGCTTTATTGTCATCTTTGGATGTCCGGGGAACCAGAGAGTGTCATTTACATTCAATGTTACTAAAAATTGAAGCATCTTTTAAAGCAACTGCTATGACCAACTTATCACGTGCAAGTTCTGTTAAGCATGTCTCTGATGGAGTCAATCAAAAGGTTTTGCACATGAGGCCTAAGCTTGATTGCTATTCCAGTACGAATAGCTCTGAGAGCTTTGTATTTGCATCATATTCTAATTCACCAGAGAATGAGTTACCATTTCCTAATGAGTTTGGGAAAAACAGAGAAGTGGAAAATGGTATCATAGAGAGTCATTGTGATTTCGAGAAGTGGATGATGGATGAATTCCTTAATTCTAAACTGTTAGCTGCCCAGAAGTATGGAAGATTGAGGTGTCAACCACTGTTGGATACTTGCAAGTATTGCCATGAGTTGTTTTCTTGTGATGATGCCCAGTGTCCTTCCTGCCGCAGGACTCTCAGTACTTCTGAGAAAACTTTCGATTTTCTTGAGCATGTGACTGATTGCGAAAGGAAGCCGAGTGAAGGGTTTGGAACGGTCTTACATAAACTATCTTTTTCCCTCCAGATTAGATTGCTGAAAGCTCAATTAGCAACAATTGAG GCCTCGACTCCGCCAGACGCATTTAAATCTGTTTGGTCTGATGAAAACCGAAAATCCTGGGGTATGAAGTTGCATTTGTCATCATCAGCGGCCGAGCTTCTTGag ACACTGACATTACTGGAAAATAGCATCGAAAGGAACTTTTTGTCAGCATCTTACGAGGCTACCTGTGAATTGTTGGGTTCCTCTAACCATATAGAACATTCAGCTGATAGTTTCTCCAGACCTGGTGCTGTTGTTGTACTTGCATGGATACCACAGACAACATCTGCTGTAGCTTTAAGGCTCATGGAACTTGATTCATCCATTTATTACACACCCCAACGAAAAGAAGCTTGTCTGGAGGATAATGAAGCTGAGCATTTTATT AAATTTCCATCAAGGATGGGGAATTCGATAGATAATGTATTACGAGCTGGATATTTGCAACATGATAATTGGCTCGATCATGTAAGTGGACAAATCAGCTTGAAACGAGGTCGAGGACGTCCTAGAGGTCCAAGTCGCACAAGTGGAAAATCACGGAGAAAGACCAGTGATTGCCGTGATGACCAGTGCCATGTTACCATAGAAAGGGGTGATAGATTTGAAGAGATTACAGGATGGAGAGGCCGGCCAAGTGGATGTAAAAAAGGCCGTCGATCTGTCAGGAATAGGCAAAAACCTGCTAAAAGAGTGACACAGAATGCTGTTGAGAAGAGAGTTTCCTTGGATAAAGTTTCCAAAACCCCATATATACGCAAGGAGGAATGGGATTTAGAAGAAACACCCATTGAAGCTGTGGGTGGTGCGAATCTTAGCAGTTCTGAACAGTCGGATTTTGACGATTTAAATGTTCAAGCATCTGCAGATGAGTATAATGACATTTTGGCGGATCTTCCTGACATGGGAAGTGTTGATTATGAAGTGGATGTGGAGGATGATCAACATGTTGACGTCGGCAATAGGGACAACATGGATGATGAAGACGACGACGATGTTGAAAATTTTGAGCCGTTAGATTACTACGTTGATGGAGATTTCAATCGACAGTATCATGACGAGGAAAATCAATCTACCGGTGCAGAGCAAGTTGGGAACGTGGATAGGAGTAGAGGTTCATCTTCCTCATCTGATTATAGTTTCTAA
- the LOC140891299 gene encoding homeobox-DDT domain protein RLT2-like isoform X1, which translates to MEVGSGGGGGHGGGASDELEKDKPEGEPRVKRKMKTPSQLEILEKTYAVESYPSEALRAELSVKLGLSDRQLQMWFCHRRLKDRKPAAEKRPRKTASPSAVLANSGGCADEPRALNADVTKEEFSSGLSLFGNMDSFQRQQRVVHKVGTAVPRISTELPVTRRFYEPPLAVSEQRAIAFVEAQLGEPLREDGPILGMEFDPLPPGAFGAPIVPSGQQKPAGRPCDIQLNERLDTMPIKGSSRALHEYQFLPEKPYARNDAHERALPPHYYGSPSDIRNARVPLATGKSSMHNIEQVHSGYGLQGQMPSFSLLPQQARQGLQLCPASGDVDVVPRIAPLMDVNIDTHYVVHPKNGMDNQIVTPDRVIIHDEMKMERKRKTEEARIAKEVREHDKRIRKEQEKENMLRRKREEQMMKEMERKDRERRKEEERMLREKQREEERYQREQRREMERREKFLQKEYIRAEKMRLKEEIRREKEAVRIKAASNRAAARRIAKESIDLIEDERLELMELAAASKGLSSILALDGDALQNIDSLKDKLPGFPPKSVHLKKPFGVQPWTDSEENVGNLIMVWRFLITFADVLGLWPFTLDEFTQAFYDFDPRLLGEIHVALLRSIIKDIEDVARTSATALATNQSSAVNPGGGHKHIVEGAYAWGFDLHSWQRYLSPLTWPEVLRQFALSAGFGPKLKKRKVEPGYAHDTNEVDDGAEIISNLRSGLAVENAVALMQERGLSNRRRSRHCLTPGTVKFAAFHILSLVGSKGLSILEVAEKIQKSGLRDLTTSKTPEASISAALSRDTKLFERTAPSTYCVRSPYRKDPVDAESILAAAREKIRMYQNGIAEGEDAEDVEKEDAEQDQDSDSEVAEDPDADDLDTELKVKETSYSSEMSNLKNKSFSHHGKESLGVLSDTPSVSQANLKGSSLLTHSFREIKTNGGSLLDVTGAHSYSISDKCTAVIDECDSVEPWVQGLTEGEYTDLSIEERLNALVALTGIANEGNAIRLALEERLEAANALKKQMWAEAQLDKRRVKDEQVSKLQHSSFAVNRADQIFSQCAVEDRRSPLGNSDMRNEVSSSNRTFLLVDLNDQQCEQSSCNDAPTQGPLISDTLLLQQSVYATEKSRKELKAIIGHHAEELYVYRSLPLGLDRRFNRYWQLITSPSPNDPCSGRIFVELFNGVWRLIDSEEDFDALLSSLDVRGTRECHLHSMLLKIEASFKATAMTNLSRASSVKHVSDGVNQKVLHMRPKLDCYSSTNSSESFVFASYSNSPENELPFPNEFGKNREVENGIIESHCDFEKWMMDEFLNSKLLAAQKYGRLRCQPLLDTCKYCHELFSCDDAQCPSCRRTLSTSEKTFDFLEHVTDCERKPSEGFGTVLHKLSFSLQIRLLKAQLATIEASTPPDAFKSVWSDENRKSWGMKLHLSSSAAELLETLTLLENSIERNFLSASYEATCELLGSSNHIEHSADSFSRPGAVVVLAWIPQTTSAVALRLMELDSSIYYTPQRKEACLEDNEAEHFIKFPSRMGNSIDNVLRAGYLQHDNWLDHVSGQISLKRGRGRPRGPSRTSGKSRRKTSDCRDDQCHVTIERGDRFEEITGWRGRPSGCKKGRRSVRNRQKPAKRVTQNAVEKRVSLDKVSKTPYIRKEEWDLEETPIEAVGGANLSSSEQSDFDDLNVQASADEYNDILADLPDMGSVDYEVDVEDDQHVDVGNRDNMDDEDDDDVENFEPLDYYVDGDFNRQYHDEENQSTGAEQVGNVDRSRGSSSSSDYSF; encoded by the exons ATGGAGGTTGGTAGTGGTGGTGGCGGAGGCCACGGCGGTGGTGCGAGTGATGAGTTGGAGAAGGACAAGCCTGAGGGGGAGCCAAGAGTGAAACGTAAAATGAAGACTCCTTCCCAGTTGGAGATTCTTGAGAAAACTTATGCTG TGGAATCATACCCGTCTGAGGCATTGAGAGCAGAGCTTTCTGTCAAATTAGGTCTCTCTGATAGACAGCTGCAGATGTGGTTCTGCCATCGAAGGTTAAAAGATCGGAAACCAGCCGCAGAGAAGCGGCCGAGGAAAACGGCCTCCCCTTCTGCAGTTCTCGCAAACTCGGGTGGCTGTGCTGATGAACCAAGGGCCCTTAATGCTGATGTGACAAAGGAGGAATTTTCATCAGGATTAAGTCTGTTTGGGAATATGGATTCTTTCCAGCGACAGCAGAGAGTAGTTCATAAGGTTGGGACTGCTGTGCCTAGGATTTCGACAGAATTACCTGTCACGAGGAGGTTTTATGAGCCTCCTCTCGCAGTGTCTGAGCAGAGAGCAATTGCATTTGTGGAGGCACAGTTGGGGGAGCCGCTGAGGGAGGATGGCCCGATTTTGGGCATGGAGTTTGACCCTTTACCTCCTGGTGCATTTGGTGCACCAATTG TTCCGTCAGGACAACAGAAACCAGCCGGGCGGCCCTGTGATATCCAATTAAATGAGAGGCTGGATACTATGCCAATCAAG GGTTCTTCACGGGCTCTCCATGAATACCAGTTTCTCCCTGAAAAACCATATGCAAGAAATGATGCCCATGAAAGAGCATTGCCACCTCATTATTATGGTTCACCTTCTGATATAAGAAATGCTCGAGTTCCGTTAGCAACTGGGAAATCTAGTATGCATAACATTGAGCAAGTACACTCTGGATATGGACTTCAGGGTCAGATGCCAAGTTTTAGTCTTTTGCCACAGCAAGCAAGGCAGGGTCTCCAACTGTGTCCTGCTTCTGGAGATGTTGATGTTGTTCCCCGAATAGCACCCTTGATGGATGTCAACATTGACACTCATTACGTTGTCCATCCAAAGAATGGGATGGATAATCAAATTGTGACACCTGATAGGGTCATCATTCATGATGAAATGAAGATGGAGAGGAAACGTAAG ACGGAAGAGGCTAGAATTGCTAAGGAAGTACGAGAACATGATAAAAGAATCCGGAAAGAGCAAGAGAAAGAAAACATGTTAAGGCGAAAG AGAGAGGAGCAAATGATGAAAGAGATGGAAAGGAAGGACCGTGAAAGACGGAAGGAAGAGGAAAGAATGTTGCGTGAGAAGCAACGTGAAGAAGAGAGATACCAGAGGGAGCAAAGGCGTGAAATGGAACGAAGGGAGAAATTTTTACAAAAGGAATATATCAGA GCAGAGAAGATGAGGCTTAAAGAGGAAATACGCAGGGAGAAGGAAGCTGTGAGGATCAAAGCTGCCAGCAATAGAGCTGCTGCTCGAAGAATTGCCAAAGAATCAATAGATTTGATTGAGGATGAACGCTTGGAACTCATGGAGCTTGCTGCGGCAAGTAAGGGTTTGTCTTCGATTTTGGCTCTTGATGGTGATGCTTTACAAAACATTGACTCATTAAAAG ATAAACTCCCTGGATTCCCTCCTAAGTCCGTGCACTTGAAGAAGCCATTTGGAGTCCAGCCTTGGACTGATTCCGAAGAGAATGTTGGCAATCTTATTATG GTTTGGAGATTTTTAATTACTTTTGCTGATGTTCTTGGTCTATGGCCTTTCACTTTGGATGAGTTCACTCAAGCATTTTACGACTTT GATCCACGGCTGCTTGGAGAAATTCACGTAGCGCTGCTGAGATCCATTATAAAAGATATTGAGGATGTTGCAAGAACATCAGCCACTGCATTGGCAACAAATCAAAGTTCTGCTGTTAACCCGGGGGGAGGACACAAACATATTGTTGAAGGG GCTTATGCTTGGGGGTTTGACTTGCATAGCTGGCAGCGCTACCTATCTCCTCTAACTTGGCCTGAAGTGCTGAGGCAATTTGCTCTGTCTGCTGGTTTTGGGCCAAAATTAAAGAAGCGGAAGGTGGAACCTGGATATGCCCATGACACAAATGAG GTTGATGATGGTGCTGAAATCATATCCAATTTACGAAGCGGATTAGCTGTGGAGAATGCTGTTGCCCTCATGCAAGAAAGGGGGCTTTCAAACCGTCGAAGGTCTAGGCATTGTTTGACCCCTGGGACAGTCAAATTTGCCGCATTTCACATTCTTTCACTGGTGGGAAGTAAGGGTCTTTCAATATTGGAGGTTGCTGAAAAAATTCAG AAATCAGGTCTTCGAGATCTTACGACGAGTAAAACACCAGAAGCGTCTATTTCTGCTGCTTTGTCAAGGGATACAAAGCTCTTTGAGAGAACTGCTCCATCAACATATTGTGTACGCTCACCTTACAGGAAAGATCCTGTTGACGCAGAGTCGATACTTGCTGCAGCCAGGGAGAAAATTCGAATGTATCAAAATGGAATTGCTGAGGGAGAAGATGCAGAAGATGTTGAAAAGGAGGATGCTGAACAGGATCAAGACTCTGACAGTGAAGTTGCAGAAGATCCTGATGCTGATGACTTGGACACGGAGTTAAAAGTAAAGGAAACATCTTATTCTAGTGAAATGAGCaatcttaaaaataaaagtttCTCTCACCATGGGAAGGAAAGCCTAGGTGTGTTGAGTGATACCCCCTCAGTTTCCCAGGCAAATTTAAAAGGCAGTTCTCTTCTTACCCATTCTTTTCGTGAGATAAAAACTAATGGAGGATCTTTACTTGATGTTACTGGGGCTCATTCCTATTCTATTTCTGATAAATGTACAGCTGTAATTGATGAATGTGATTCTGTAGAACCATGGGTTCAAGGACTTACTGAAGGGGAGTATACTGATCTGAGCATTGAAGAGCGTTTGAATGCCCTTGTTGCTTTGACTGGTATAGCGAATGAAGGAAATGCCATTCGCCTTGCATTGGAG GAACGCCTGGAAGCAGCAAATGCATTAAAGAAGCAGATGTGGGCAGAGGCTCAGCTTGATAAGCGTCGTGTAAAAGACGAACAAGTTTCGAAATTGCAACATTCGTCATTTGCAGTTAACAGAGCTGATCAAATATTCTCCCAATGTGCTGTTGAGGACAGGAGAAGTCCTCTGGGTAATAGTGATATGAGAAATGAGGTGTCATCTTCAAACCGTACATTCTTGCTGGTGGACTTAAATGATCAACAGTGTGAGCAAAGTTCTTGTAATGATGCCCCAACCCAAGGCCCTCTGATTTCTGATACATTGCTGCTTCAGCAATCTGTATATGCCACTGAAAAGTCACGCAAAGAATTAAAAGCTATCATTGGTCACCATGCCGAGGAATTGTATGTATATCGGTCATTGCCTCTTGGACTGGATCGCAGGTTTAATCGGTATTGGCAGTTGATAACATCTCCATCTCCAAATGATCCCTGCTCTGGCAGAATATTTGTTGAGTTATTTAATGGTGTCTGGAGACTTATTGATTCTGAAGAG GACTTCGATGCTTTATTGTCATCTTTGGATGTCCGGGGAACCAGAGAGTGTCATTTACATTCAATGTTACTAAAAATTGAAGCATCTTTTAAAGCAACTGCTATGACCAACTTATCACGTGCAAGTTCTGTTAAGCATGTCTCTGATGGAGTCAATCAAAAGGTTTTGCACATGAGGCCTAAGCTTGATTGCTATTCCAGTACGAATAGCTCTGAGAGCTTTGTATTTGCATCATATTCTAATTCACCAGAGAATGAGTTACCATTTCCTAATGAGTTTGGGAAAAACAGAGAAGTGGAAAATGGTATCATAGAGAGTCATTGTGATTTCGAGAAGTGGATGATGGATGAATTCCTTAATTCTAAACTGTTAGCTGCCCAGAAGTATGGAAGATTGAGGTGTCAACCACTGTTGGATACTTGCAAGTATTGCCATGAGTTGTTTTCTTGTGATGATGCCCAGTGTCCTTCCTGCCGCAGGACTCTCAGTACTTCTGAGAAAACTTTCGATTTTCTTGAGCATGTGACTGATTGCGAAAGGAAGCCGAGTGAAGGGTTTGGAACGGTCTTACATAAACTATCTTTTTCCCTCCAGATTAGATTGCTGAAAGCTCAATTAGCAACAATTGAG GCCTCGACTCCGCCAGACGCATTTAAATCTGTTTGGTCTGATGAAAACCGAAAATCCTGGGGTATGAAGTTGCATTTGTCATCATCAGCGGCCGAGCTTCTTGag ACACTGACATTACTGGAAAATAGCATCGAAAGGAACTTTTTGTCAGCATCTTACGAGGCTACCTGTGAATTGTTGGGTTCCTCTAACCATATAGAACATTCAGCTGATAGTTTCTCCAGACCTGGTGCTGTTGTTGTACTTGCATGGATACCACAGACAACATCTGCTGTAGCTTTAAGGCTCATGGAACTTGATTCATCCATTTATTACACACCCCAACGAAAAGAAGCTTGTCTGGAGGATAATGAAGCTGAGCATTTTATT AAATTTCCATCAAGGATGGGGAATTCGATAGATAATGTATTACGAGCTGGATATTTGCAACATGATAATTGGCTCGATCATGTAAGTGGACAAATCAGCTTGAAACGAGGTCGAGGACGTCCTAGAGGTCCAAGTCGCACAAGTGGAAAATCACGGAGAAAGACCAGTGATTGCCGTGATGACCAGTGCCATGTTACCATAGAAAGGGGTGATAGATTTGAAGAGATTACAGGATGGAGAGGCCGGCCAAGTGGATGTAAAAAAGGCCGTCGATCTGTCAGGAATAGGCAAAAACCTGCTAAAAGAGTGACACAGAATGCTGTTGAGAAGAGAGTTTCCTTGGATAAAGTTTCCAAAACCCCATATATACGCAAGGAGGAATGGGATTTAGAAGAAACACCCATTGAAGCTGTGGGTGGTGCGAATCTTAGCAGTTCTGAACAGTCGGATTTTGACGATTTAAATGTTCAAGCATCTGCAGATGAGTATAATGACATTTTGGCGGATCTTCCTGACATGGGAAGTGTTGATTATGAAGTGGATGTGGAGGATGATCAACATGTTGACGTCGGCAATAGGGACAACATGGATGATGAAGACGACGACGATGTTGAAAATTTTGAGCCGTTAGATTACTACGTTGATGGAGATTTCAATCGACAGTATCATGACGAGGAAAATCAATCTACCGGTGCAGAGCAAGTTGGGAACGTGGATAGGAGTAGAGGTTCATCTTCCTCATCTGATTATAGTTTCTAA